From Cognatishimia activa, one genomic window encodes:
- a CDS encoding threonine aldolase family protein has translation MFFASDNTGPALPEVMQAINEANQGYVLGYGNDDLTREVTQSIRDIFQAPDALVYLVSTGTSANALALSCLAQPYQTVFCAPMAHIQEDECGAPEFYSGAKLSLVGSDDKIAANELDAEIQKCLERGFQGVKPGALSISQVTEFGQVYTLDEIGTLTEVAKAHNLPVHLDGARFANAMVALGCTPAEMSWKAGIDAVSFGGTKNGCLGVEAVILFDPDKAVEFEARRKRGGHLQSKHRYLAAQMKAYLANDLWLNTAQNANENAAYLLAQLAKIGVKFDYPPEANVLFCQLPKQIHAKLQDAGASYYTYDESHETITARLVCDWSIPRPSIEQFIEICRSA, from the coding sequence ATGTTTTTCGCCTCTGACAACACAGGCCCCGCCCTTCCGGAAGTCATGCAGGCGATCAACGAAGCCAACCAAGGCTATGTGCTGGGCTACGGCAATGACGACCTGACCCGCGAGGTCACTCAGTCGATCCGCGATATTTTCCAGGCACCTGACGCCCTCGTTTATCTGGTGTCGACGGGCACCTCGGCCAACGCGCTTGCTTTGTCCTGCCTTGCGCAGCCCTACCAAACCGTTTTCTGCGCCCCGATGGCGCATATCCAAGAAGACGAATGCGGCGCGCCGGAATTTTATTCGGGTGCCAAACTGTCTTTGGTGGGGTCCGATGACAAAATCGCGGCGAACGAACTGGACGCGGAAATTCAAAAATGCCTTGAACGCGGGTTTCAGGGTGTTAAGCCGGGAGCCCTGTCCATCTCTCAGGTTACCGAATTTGGGCAAGTCTATACCCTTGATGAGATCGGGACGCTTACTGAGGTTGCAAAGGCACATAACCTTCCTGTGCACCTCGACGGTGCGCGGTTCGCCAATGCCATGGTCGCACTGGGCTGCACTCCTGCTGAGATGAGCTGGAAGGCTGGCATTGATGCGGTCAGCTTTGGCGGCACAAAGAACGGCTGTCTTGGCGTGGAAGCGGTTATTCTTTTTGATCCAGATAAGGCCGTTGAATTTGAAGCGCGGCGCAAACGCGGGGGGCACCTGCAGTCCAAACATCGCTATCTGGCCGCACAAATGAAGGCTTATCTGGCCAATGATCTTTGGTTGAACACCGCACAGAATGCCAACGAAAACGCGGCTTATCTATTAGCGCAACTGGCTAAAATTGGAGTGAAGTTCGACTATCCACCAGAAGCAAACGTTTTGTTCTGCCAACTGCCAAAACAGATACACGCTAAGCTACAAGACGCTGGGGCCTCGTATTACACCTACGATGAAAGTCATGAGACGATCACAGCGCGCCTTGTGTGCGATTGGTCGATTCCACGGCCCTCGATCGAGCAATTCATCGAAATCTGCCGCTCAGCTTAA
- a CDS encoding DMT family transporter produces MSDWLISLEGTEAGHQLALLLAIAAAILHAVFGALQKGRHDPWLTRGAIDASYGLMAMPIALFVVPWPEPHMWPIFLGVFVIHVGYKIMQSLSYTMGAFTVVYPVVRGTGPLFTVIGAYLIFGETFSGVQWLGVGVLLAGIFGLAVYNVIFLTSERETLDRALFFAFITGGFVALYTTYDAYGIRATADPLTFLAWFFFIDGLAIPPYALWRYRRMSHPPQVGPLMLRGVIGAFIGIASFGAIMLATRLDKVGEAAVLRETSTVFAALIGWIFLKETVGPRRIALMGLIALGAVIVELGG; encoded by the coding sequence ATGAGTGACTGGCTGATTTCTCTGGAAGGCACTGAAGCGGGCCATCAGCTTGCGCTTCTTCTCGCCATTGCAGCAGCCATCCTGCACGCTGTCTTTGGCGCTTTGCAAAAGGGCCGGCATGATCCGTGGCTGACGCGTGGTGCAATTGATGCGAGCTATGGGCTAATGGCGATGCCCATTGCGCTTTTTGTAGTGCCTTGGCCAGAACCACATATGTGGCCGATTTTTCTCGGCGTCTTCGTGATACACGTCGGCTACAAGATTATGCAGTCGCTGTCTTACACAATGGGCGCCTTCACCGTTGTTTATCCCGTTGTGCGTGGCACAGGTCCTCTGTTCACTGTCATCGGAGCATATCTGATCTTTGGCGAGACTTTTTCTGGCGTCCAATGGCTGGGAGTAGGTGTGCTTCTGGCCGGAATCTTTGGCCTTGCCGTCTACAATGTGATCTTCCTGACCAGCGAGCGTGAAACGCTTGATAGAGCGCTGTTCTTCGCCTTCATCACTGGTGGCTTTGTGGCGCTTTATACGACTTATGACGCCTATGGTATCCGTGCGACCGCTGATCCGCTGACCTTTCTGGCGTGGTTTTTCTTCATCGATGGGCTTGCCATTCCACCATACGCTCTTTGGCGATACCGCCGTATGAGTCACCCGCCTCAAGTTGGCCCCTTGATGCTGCGCGGCGTGATAGGTGCTTTTATCGGCATTGCGTCCTTTGGCGCGATAATGCTGGCCACTCGCCTTGATAAGGTTGGGGAAGCGGCTGTGTTGCGCGAAACTTCCACCGTCTTTGCGGCGCTTATCGGGTGGATTTTCCTCAAAGAAACCGTTGGCCCGCGCCGGATTGCTCTCATGGGTTTGATTGCTCTTGGGGCCGTGATAGTTGAACTCGGCGGTTAA
- the folE2 gene encoding GTP cyclohydrolase FolE2 — MNIQSSKSETPMTREEARAALEKLRAWAQAANPTEIAELDPAVARLIPGQEVSNYPDLSRDYPADFEVDPAYKATLPDLQNGPTSLIKGAKKQIQHVGISNFRLPITYRTREGGDVTLETSVTGTVSLEEDKKGINMSRIMRSFYKHAEKTFSFEVLEHALADYKADLGSFDARIQMRFRYPMKIPSLRSGLEGYQYYDLAMEKVEIGGKPLKIMHLDYVYSSTCPCSMELSEHARQSRGQLATPHSQRSVARISVVTKSIERLWFEDLIDMARRAVPTETQVMVKREDEQAFAELNAANPIFVEDAARLFCRELQLDDRIGDFRIVASHQESLHSHDAVSILTEGDTFVSGSIDPKLFTTLFHVG, encoded by the coding sequence ATGAATATCCAGTCGTCAAAGTCTGAGACACCGATGACTCGTGAGGAAGCGCGCGCGGCGCTTGAAAAGCTGCGCGCCTGGGCGCAAGCCGCCAATCCTACCGAAATTGCAGAACTCGATCCTGCCGTCGCGCGTCTTATTCCTGGGCAGGAAGTGTCCAACTATCCAGATCTGTCTCGCGATTATCCCGCGGATTTTGAGGTGGATCCGGCGTACAAGGCGACCCTGCCTGATCTGCAGAACGGCCCGACCAGCCTAATCAAAGGTGCGAAGAAACAAATCCAGCACGTTGGGATTTCAAACTTCCGTCTGCCGATCACCTACCGGACTCGTGAGGGGGGGGATGTCACTCTTGAAACCTCAGTCACGGGCACCGTAAGCCTCGAAGAGGACAAGAAGGGCATCAACATGAGTCGCATCATGCGGTCCTTCTACAAGCATGCGGAAAAGACCTTCAGCTTTGAAGTGCTTGAGCATGCTCTTGCGGATTACAAAGCTGACCTCGGTAGTTTTGATGCGCGCATTCAGATGCGTTTCCGCTATCCGATGAAAATTCCGTCCCTGCGGTCGGGGCTGGAAGGCTATCAGTATTACGATCTGGCCATGGAAAAGGTCGAGATCGGCGGCAAACCTCTGAAGATCATGCATTTGGACTATGTTTATTCGTCTACATGCCCATGTTCTATGGAGCTATCTGAACATGCCCGCCAATCGCGCGGTCAGCTGGCAACACCACATTCCCAGCGGTCTGTCGCGCGGATTTCTGTTGTGACCAAAAGCATCGAACGCCTCTGGTTTGAAGACCTGATTGACATGGCGCGACGTGCAGTTCCAACCGAAACACAAGTGATGGTAAAGCGCGAAGATGAGCAGGCGTTTGCAGAGCTCAACGCGGCGAACCCGATTTTCGTGGAGGATGCAGCGCGGCTGTTCTGTCGGGAACTGCAATTGGATGACCGCATTGGCGATTTCCGGATTGTGGCGAGCCATCAGGAAAGCCTGCACAGCCATGACGCGGTTTCGATTCTGACCGAAGGTGATACATTTGTTTCAGGTTCCATCGATCCAAAACTATTTACAACTTTGTTCCACGTCGGCTGA
- a CDS encoding inner membrane-spanning protein YciB: MAGKQINPMLKMALELGPILLFFVGYLRLRDESFLIGGTEYDGFIVVTAAFVPLIALTSFILWRLTGHLSKMQIATVVLVTVFGGLSVWLNDDRFFKMKPTMIYLLFGGALGLGLLRGQSYLKFVMEEVLPLEDEGWMLLTKRLTGFFIGLAVLNEVIWRTQSTDTWVYFKTFGLTAAVFLFFMTQAGLLTKYAIETEGDDAA; this comes from the coding sequence ATGGCAGGCAAACAGATCAATCCAATGCTCAAAATGGCGCTCGAATTGGGTCCTATTTTGCTGTTTTTCGTGGGTTATCTGCGGCTGCGGGATGAAAGCTTCCTGATCGGTGGGACCGAATATGACGGGTTTATCGTTGTGACTGCGGCCTTTGTGCCCCTAATTGCGCTCACCAGTTTTATTCTCTGGCGGCTGACGGGCCATCTATCCAAGATGCAGATTGCAACGGTAGTATTGGTGACTGTTTTTGGAGGTCTATCGGTTTGGCTGAACGATGATCGTTTCTTCAAAATGAAGCCAACCATGATTTATCTGCTCTTTGGTGGGGCACTGGGCCTGGGTCTGCTGCGCGGACAAAGCTATCTGAAATTCGTTATGGAAGAAGTGTTGCCGCTAGAAGACGAGGGCTGGATGCTTTTGACCAAACGCCTGACTGGGTTTTTCATTGGCCTTGCAGTGTTGAACGAGGTGATCTGGCGCACTCAAAGCACAGACACATGGGTCTATTTCAAAACGTTCGGTCTAACCGCTGCCGTGTTCCTCTTTTTTATGACGCAAGCCGGTTTGCTAACAAAATACGCAATTGAAACCGAAGGCGACGACGCAGCCTAA
- a CDS encoding bifunctional riboflavin kinase/FAD synthetase yields the protein MRIIRDYQFVTPDDRGASVAIGNFDGVHIGHQSVIELARKAAPDAPLGVMTFEPHPREYFAPDAPPFRLTGSDARAHRLEKLGIERLYELPFNAALASLEPRAFAEQVIVEGLGLKHVVVGADFCFGKGRAGTAEDLQTFGKELGFGVTIAPLVTGGDGQVSSTNIRNALTEGRPRDAAAMLGHWHRIDGPVIGGEQRGRELGYPTANMSIEGLHPPKFGVYAVLVDILSGPHKGTYHGAASMGTRPMFGENRPNIETYLFDFSGDLYGTPLSVGLVEYLRPEEKFDSLEALVAQMDADCAKARDILAAL from the coding sequence ATGCGGATCATTCGTGACTACCAATTTGTAACCCCAGACGACCGTGGTGCCAGCGTTGCCATCGGCAATTTTGATGGTGTGCATATTGGCCATCAGTCGGTCATCGAACTCGCGCGCAAAGCGGCGCCGGATGCACCTTTGGGGGTCATGACTTTTGAACCCCATCCGCGTGAATACTTTGCCCCAGATGCGCCGCCCTTTCGCCTGACCGGCTCTGATGCGCGTGCGCACCGTTTGGAGAAGCTGGGCATTGAACGCCTCTATGAGCTGCCTTTCAACGCCGCCCTTGCAAGCCTTGAACCGCGGGCTTTTGCGGAACAGGTGATTGTCGAAGGTCTCGGCCTGAAGCACGTGGTTGTCGGCGCAGATTTCTGCTTTGGCAAAGGCCGTGCAGGCACAGCTGAGGACCTTCAGACCTTTGGCAAAGAGCTTGGTTTTGGGGTCACCATTGCGCCGCTTGTGACCGGTGGCGATGGGCAGGTTTCTTCAACCAATATCCGCAATGCCCTCACTGAAGGTCGCCCCCGCGACGCGGCAGCAATGCTGGGCCATTGGCACCGCATCGACGGGCCTGTGATTGGCGGCGAGCAACGTGGGCGCGAGCTGGGATATCCAACCGCCAACATGTCTATCGAAGGTCTTCATCCACCGAAATTCGGCGTTTATGCCGTTCTGGTGGATATCCTTAGCGGTCCCCACAAAGGCACCTACCATGGTGCTGCCAGCATGGGCACCCGCCCGATGTTTGGCGAGAACCGCCCAAATATCGAGACCTATCTCTTTGATTTTTCGGGGGATCTATACGGCACTCCGCTTTCAGTGGGTCTTGTTGAATACCTTCGTCCAGAAGAGAAATTTGACAGCCTTGAAGCTCTGGTCGCCCAGATGGACGCCGATTGTGCCAAAGCGCGCGACATACTGGCCGCACTATGA
- a CDS encoding YcgN family cysteine cluster protein, protein MSKDPIERDGLKSRFWEKKPLNKLTQKEWEALCDGCGKCCLNKLEDEDTGQVALTRVACRLLDDTNCRCAQYDIRHQFIPECIVLTPDNLDTHAYWMPKTCAYRLLWEDKPLYDWHPLISGTPESVHEAGVSVKDMTVSEFEIPIEEWEDHIIEEPS, encoded by the coding sequence ATGAGCAAAGACCCGATTGAACGCGACGGGTTGAAGTCCCGCTTCTGGGAAAAGAAGCCATTGAACAAGCTGACCCAGAAAGAATGGGAAGCGCTGTGTGATGGCTGTGGCAAATGTTGCCTCAACAAACTGGAAGATGAAGACACTGGCCAAGTTGCCCTAACCCGCGTCGCCTGCCGTCTGCTGGATGATACCAACTGCCGCTGCGCGCAATATGATATCCGTCATCAGTTCATTCCGGAATGCATCGTTCTGACGCCCGACAATCTGGACACCCATGCTTATTGGATGCCCAAGACCTGCGCCTATCGCCTCTTGTGGGAAGATAAACCGCTTTATGATTGGCACCCGTTGATCTCCGGCACTCCAGAAAGCGTTCATGAAGCGGGTGTTTCAGTCAAAGATATGACCGTATCAGAATTCGAAATTCCCATCGAAGAATGGGAAGACCATATTATCGAGGAACCCAGCTAA
- a CDS encoding lysozyme inhibitor LprI family protein produces the protein MRYLTLALTLCAAPVAAADLDCDNAMTQLDMNRCAHQAYVLADEDLNLAYGMAIDMARSMDEYLQDGEVPAEQLLREAQRAWITFRDKACELESTIVRGGSMQPLIYSSCLERETRARTESLRYFAEVN, from the coding sequence ATGCGCTATTTGACACTTGCCCTGACACTTTGCGCGGCGCCTGTGGCAGCAGCAGATCTGGACTGCGACAACGCCATGACGCAGCTTGATATGAACCGCTGCGCGCACCAGGCCTATGTGCTGGCAGATGAAGACCTCAATCTTGCCTATGGTATGGCGATTGATATGGCGCGTTCCATGGATGAATACCTGCAGGATGGCGAGGTACCGGCAGAGCAGCTATTGCGTGAAGCACAGCGTGCCTGGATCACTTTCCGCGACAAGGCCTGCGAGCTGGAAAGCACTATCGTGCGAGGTGGCTCTATGCAGCCATTGATTTATTCCAGCTGCCTGGAACGCGAGACGCGCGCGCGCACTGAATCCCTGCGGTATTTTGCCGAAGTCAATTAA
- the metZ gene encoding O-succinylhomoserine sulfhydrylase, which translates to MSDWKNRTKLVHGGIRRSQYNEVSEAIFLTQGFVYENAEQAEARFIESGPDEFIYARYGNPTVSMFEQRIALLEGGEDAFAAASGMAAVNGALMSLVQAGDHVVSAKALFGSCLHILENILMKLGVEVTFVDGPNLDEWRAAVRENTKICFFESMSNPTLEVIDIAGVSEIAHSVGATVVVDNVFSTPVFSNAIAQGADVVVYSATKHIDGQGRALGGVIIGKQEYIRGPLETYMKHTGGSLSPFNAWVMLKGLETIDLRVRAQAESAQKIAETLEGHPALLRTLYPGLKTHAQNALVQTQLDGHGGTVLSLDIKGGKDAAFKFLNALQIPVISNNLGDAKSIATHPATTTHQRLSDEQKDDLGITPGLVRFSIGLEDADDLVNDALAALEASQS; encoded by the coding sequence ATGAGCGACTGGAAAAACCGCACGAAACTCGTGCACGGCGGCATTCGCCGCAGCCAGTATAACGAAGTCAGCGAAGCGATCTTCCTGACCCAAGGGTTCGTATACGAAAATGCAGAGCAAGCTGAGGCGCGGTTCATTGAATCTGGCCCAGACGAGTTCATCTATGCGCGTTACGGCAACCCAACGGTCTCCATGTTCGAACAGCGCATTGCACTCTTGGAAGGTGGTGAAGACGCCTTTGCAGCCGCTTCTGGCATGGCTGCGGTCAACGGCGCTCTGATGTCGCTTGTTCAAGCGGGCGATCACGTGGTTTCCGCTAAGGCGCTCTTTGGCTCTTGTCTGCACATCCTTGAAAACATCCTGATGAAGCTTGGCGTCGAGGTCACCTTTGTAGATGGTCCAAACCTAGATGAATGGCGTGCGGCTGTTCGCGAAAACACTAAGATTTGTTTCTTTGAATCCATGTCCAATCCTACGCTGGAAGTCATCGATATCGCCGGTGTTTCCGAGATCGCGCATTCCGTTGGCGCAACTGTGGTTGTGGACAACGTGTTCTCGACACCCGTGTTTTCAAACGCCATCGCACAGGGTGCAGACGTTGTTGTTTATTCCGCGACCAAGCACATTGATGGCCAGGGCCGTGCGCTGGGCGGTGTGATCATTGGTAAACAGGAATATATCCGCGGACCTCTGGAAACCTATATGAAGCACACTGGAGGGTCGCTCTCTCCGTTCAATGCGTGGGTCATGCTGAAGGGGTTGGAAACTATCGATCTGAGGGTGCGTGCACAGGCGGAGAGCGCACAGAAAATTGCTGAAACACTGGAGGGTCATCCGGCCTTGCTGCGCACACTTTACCCAGGTCTTAAAACTCATGCGCAAAACGCACTGGTGCAAACACAGCTTGACGGTCATGGCGGAACGGTGCTGTCGCTGGATATTAAGGGTGGCAAGGATGCAGCCTTTAAGTTCCTCAACGCGCTGCAGATCCCGGTGATTTCCAACAATCTGGGTGACGCGAAGTCGATTGCGACGCACCCAGCAACCACAACGCACCAACGTCTGAGCGACGAACAGAAGGATGATTTGGGAATCACTCCTGGTCTGGTCCGCTTCTCAATTGGCCTTGAGGACGCAGATGATCTCGTAAATGACGCTTTGGCGGCGCTGGAAGCTTCTCAAAGCTGA
- the ftsY gene encoding signal recognition particle-docking protein FtsY, producing MAFFSKLKDRLFKSSSRLEEGLDAIVEDGGEEVVEVPAEVPVETPVEPETPQAPPEAEAPAAEDAPAAVEPEPVVEPEPIADPIPEPTPARDVSEKPVEKQSLLGRLTGRKPAKPVIKRELDDEMLEQLEELLIASDMGVDTALRVTANIAEGRFGKKVSTEEIKQILADEVTRIMETVAKPLPIYPKTPQVVLVVGVNGSGKTTTIGKLASQFKDAGKSVVIAAGDTFRAAAVEQLQVWGDRAGVPVLTAPEGSDPASLAFDAMTKAQEMGADLLMIDTAGRLQNRQDLMEELAKIVRVIRKKDESAPHNTLLVLDATTGQNALSQVETFQKLADVSGLVMTKLDGTAKGGVLVALADKFGLPIHAIGVGEKIDDLAPFDPQEFAQALTGSDKS from the coding sequence ATGGCGTTTTTCTCTAAGCTCAAAGATCGCTTGTTCAAATCTTCTTCGCGCCTTGAAGAAGGGCTGGATGCGATTGTGGAAGATGGCGGTGAAGAAGTTGTTGAGGTGCCTGCTGAGGTGCCTGTTGAAACACCTGTAGAGCCAGAAACTCCACAAGCGCCGCCTGAGGCTGAAGCGCCTGCTGCAGAGGATGCTCCGGCGGCGGTCGAACCTGAGCCGGTTGTTGAACCGGAGCCAATCGCAGACCCAATCCCCGAGCCCACACCAGCGCGGGATGTTTCAGAAAAACCTGTTGAAAAACAGAGCCTTTTGGGTCGCCTGACTGGTCGAAAGCCTGCCAAGCCTGTCATCAAGCGCGAGCTGGATGATGAAATGCTGGAACAGCTGGAAGAGTTGTTGATCGCCTCTGATATGGGCGTGGATACTGCGCTGCGCGTAACAGCGAATATCGCGGAAGGGCGCTTTGGTAAGAAGGTCTCGACCGAAGAAATCAAACAGATTCTGGCCGATGAAGTCACACGCATCATGGAAACTGTGGCTAAACCGTTGCCAATCTACCCGAAGACCCCACAGGTCGTGCTTGTCGTTGGTGTGAATGGTTCGGGTAAGACAACTACAATCGGGAAGCTCGCCAGCCAGTTTAAAGACGCCGGAAAATCGGTGGTCATCGCTGCAGGGGATACATTCCGCGCAGCGGCTGTGGAGCAGCTGCAGGTTTGGGGCGACCGGGCGGGAGTGCCTGTTTTGACAGCGCCGGAAGGTTCTGATCCGGCGTCTTTAGCATTTGATGCGATGACCAAAGCACAAGAAATGGGTGCGGATCTCTTGATGATCGACACGGCGGGGCGTTTGCAGAACCGCCAGGACCTGATGGAAGAGCTGGCTAAAATCGTGCGCGTTATTCGCAAGAAGGATGAATCCGCGCCGCATAACACCTTGCTGGTGCTTGATGCGACCACTGGTCAGAACGCACTCAGTCAAGTCGAGACATTCCAGAAGCTCGCGGACGTTTCTGGTCTTGTCATGACCAAGCTTGACGGCACGGCCAAAGGCGGTGTGCTTGTTGCGCTGGCAGATAAATTCGGCCTTCCAATCCACGCGATTGGGGTGGGGGAGAAAATAGACGATCTCGCCCCGTTTGATCCTCAGGAATTTGCCCAGGCGCTGACAGGTAGCGACAAGTCCTGA
- a CDS encoding TrkH family potassium uptake protein: MFDLRPVGYVIGLMVAMLGLTMLIPMGVDFVDGNGHWPAFLQSALFTFLIGGLVALTCQDGNRPGLTLRQTFILTTGVWLALPMFGALPFILGATEARLVDAFFEAMSGLTTTGSTVFSGLEELPKGILLWRGILQWLGGIGIIVVAMVFLPELRVGGMQIFRSEGFDTFGKILPRATQISGQISTIYIALTFLCFLSYLAVGMQPFDAVVHAFTTIATGGFANYDASFGAFAGAAEYLGAIFMLLAALPFVRYVQLVNGSATPLFKDRQILTFFGTIAVLVIGVSFVLSFAQDQSFEPAFRKALFNVTSITTGTGYASANYMQWGGFLVALFFFIGLIGGCAGSTACSIKIFRYQLLFSAIRVQILKIHTPSGVFTPRYNGRPVSEDVLNSVMVFFVFFIVTLGVLAVLLGLTGLDFVTSLSGAAAAIANIGPGLGDIIGPAGNFAPLNDTAKWLLAIGMLIGRLELLAVYAMLTPQFWRS; this comes from the coding sequence ATGTTTGATCTACGACCTGTCGGATATGTGATTGGCCTTATGGTGGCCATGTTGGGCCTGACCATGCTGATCCCAATGGGCGTCGATTTCGTCGATGGCAATGGGCATTGGCCGGCCTTCTTACAAAGTGCCTTGTTCACGTTTCTGATCGGCGGGCTTGTGGCGTTGACCTGTCAGGACGGGAACCGCCCCGGGCTGACCCTGAGGCAGACCTTTATTCTCACAACCGGCGTGTGGCTTGCCCTGCCAATGTTTGGCGCTTTGCCTTTCATTCTTGGTGCGACGGAGGCGCGTCTGGTGGATGCCTTTTTTGAGGCCATGTCGGGCCTGACAACCACTGGATCAACCGTCTTCTCTGGATTGGAAGAATTGCCCAAAGGCATTCTGCTCTGGCGTGGTATTCTGCAGTGGCTTGGAGGCATTGGTATCATTGTTGTGGCGATGGTTTTCCTGCCCGAGTTGCGGGTTGGTGGTATGCAGATCTTCCGTTCGGAAGGCTTTGATACCTTTGGGAAAATCCTGCCTAGGGCGACGCAGATTTCTGGCCAGATCTCAACGATCTATATCGCGCTGACCTTCTTGTGTTTCTTGTCTTATCTGGCGGTTGGGATGCAGCCTTTTGATGCTGTTGTACATGCTTTCACAACCATTGCGACGGGTGGTTTTGCTAACTACGACGCGTCATTTGGGGCCTTTGCAGGGGCTGCGGAATATCTAGGCGCCATCTTCATGCTGCTCGCTGCTTTGCCCTTTGTGCGCTATGTGCAGCTGGTGAATGGCTCCGCGACGCCGCTCTTCAAGGACCGTCAAATCCTGACCTTCTTCGGAACTATTGCGGTGCTGGTGATCGGCGTATCCTTCGTGCTTTCTTTTGCGCAGGATCAGAGTTTTGAACCCGCCTTCCGCAAGGCACTATTTAATGTAACTTCGATCACGACAGGTACAGGCTACGCCAGCGCGAACTACATGCAATGGGGCGGCTTTCTGGTGGCTTTGTTCTTCTTCATTGGCTTGATCGGTGGTTGTGCGGGGTCCACAGCCTGTTCGATCAAAATCTTCCGCTATCAGCTGCTGTTTTCTGCGATCCGCGTGCAGATTCTGAAAATTCACACCCCAAGCGGTGTCTTCACGCCGCGCTACAACGGGCGTCCTGTTTCCGAAGACGTCCTGAACTCCGTGATGGTGTTTTTTGTCTTCTTCATCGTGACCTTGGGCGTTTTGGCTGTGCTGCTTGGGTTGACTGGCCTCGACTTCGTGACCTCTCTTTCAGGAGCTGCAGCAGCGATTGCGAACATCGGGCCGGGTCTTGGAGATATTATTGGGCCAGCCGGGAATTTCGCACCTCTGAACGATACGGCGAAATGGCTGTTGGCCATTGGTATGCTGATTGGGCGGCTGGAGCTTCTGGCGGTTTACGCGATGCTTACACCGCAGTTCTGGCGTTCTTAA